From the genome of Nicotiana sylvestris chromosome 1, ASM39365v2, whole genome shotgun sequence:
GATCAATGCATGCCGTGCTTAATCTGCTATCTCTTTTTGCATGAAACTGAATGAGTTCCTATGCTACAATACAATCTTTTTGCATCATCAAGTCCATAGTTGTTGCATTTTTGGCAACTTCAACGGATGAAAGTAATCCTATacgtattttttgttttttctacCTTTGACAAGTTCTTCTCTCCCATTTTGTTTGTCACTGTTACTATTTGGAGGGTCAAATATCTTCTAATATTGGCTATGGTTGTCACTGTTACTATTTGGAGGGTCAAATGTCTTCTAATATTGGCTATGGTTGTCTTTAAAAGCAACTTCTATGTAGTTTCTGTACTATTATTAAAAGTCAATGAACAGATGTCCAATATCAACTTGATTGAGAGTTTGCTGCTTGACTACCATtcagtaaattttttttttttttttttttgtggaagGAGGCAGTGTGATTATCTGGTGATTTTCTTATCTCCGGGAAGTGTTTAAGATGCTAACGATAATGTTTTCTGATATTTTACCTTTTTCCAGAGGAGGAGAAGAATGTAGGATATTTTTCACCTCAGTTTGATGATTATTTATCAGAATCTTGTGGCAAGACCGATCTTGTTCTAGACACTGCTTCACCTCATTCCATCCCTTCAGAGAAATGTGGATCAGCAGGGGAAGAAGAGCATTCCTCAGTAGTTTTTCCAGCAGTATCAAGTTCTGAAACCAAAGAGGATGCAATGTCAAAGAATCTTAACTTTGCAGATGAGCATACAAGTGCAAGCAGTAAGCAAGTGCTTATCGCAGATTTGCTTTGTGGGATCTGCAAACTGTTGTTGTACCGACCTGTAGTTCTTAACTGTGGCCATGGTCAGTTCAACTTCCTCCAACTTATATTGCTTACTGTCTTTCTTTTTTTCTGATAAGGAATTATTATGTTGATTACTTAGTTTCCAATCGCCATTTCTTACTATGTTGTTTTCTCTTCTGTAGTTTATTGTGAAAATTGCGTGATCAATCCTAGCGACAAGCTATGTAGATGTCCAGGTTGCCAATTGGAGCATCCAAATGGATACCCCAATGTTTGCTTGGTTCTTGAGCACTTCTTGGAAGAGCAATTTCCCAAGTTGTATGCAGAAAGGAAAAGCGCATCAGTGGAAAGATCTGATCGTCAAAATCCAGCAACACGTATGTTAATACTTCTTTTGTCAGATGTCAACTATACAAATAGCATCACTACACCACTCTTTATCTTAAAATTTGTAATATGACAGAGATTTGTCACATTATGCTCGTCTATATGTAAATACATAATCCACATAGAAACCGTCTCAAGTTTCACTGATCATTCAAATTTTAAGGGCGGCAATCTCTTTCCTTTTTTGGGGAGGATGGGTTGGTGCCTTGGTGGTGGGGTTGTGGCCGGGGGTGGCAGAGATATTGGTGAAATTAGAATCTTTTACCATATTGTCTTGATTCAGCTGTTGTTGGCCTTCTATCACAAGTTGCTATCTTGTATGACAGGAGATCAGGATGAAGCTGCTGGTTGCAAATCACTACCTAAATTTGATCTTTCAACATGGTTAACGGGTGGGGGACCACAGGTTCATTTTGGAGTTGGTTGTGATTATTGTGGGGTAAGATTGACTTCTCTTTCATTCTTGTCCAATTGACCTATTTGTACATGCTTCCAGTTTTTTACGGGAACTAGTCAAAGGGCTACAAGAGGCTCCTGGATTGTTTTCAGATTGAGAATGTTTAACTGATTATTTTCAGCATTCAAACTGCATTACAAGATTGTCATTCAATCTTAACAAAAGAAAGTATTTACCTAAGAGTGCATGACTTGGTTATTATGATGTAAAATTGACAGAAAGATGGGGGAAAAAAGATGGGAATATGAAGTCTTTTTCTTTACATATCTCCCTATTTTATGAAGTTGATGATTTGTCAGAATGTGGGTACCAGGATATCAATTCTTCTTATATTGAAGTTTGAGCTTGTCTGAAACTAATAATAAATAACTAAAAACCATAAAGGTGCTCAAATACAATCAGACCTCTCTATAATAGCATCCTTGTATGACaaccattcactataaaagccaagttGTCAGAACCGATTTGTATGCTATGTTATTAATATAACATCACTTTACTATAGCAGCCAAAAAATATCAGAACAAATGAGGCTGTTACAGAGAGGTTTGACTCTTTCTTCTTTAAGAAACAATATTTTAGCAGACAACTAAGGCAGGACCCAAGAGAAAGTAGAATTACAAAGGATAGTTCCCATTTGAAAACTACATACACTTCGGAATTACAAAGGATAGTTCCCTGCTatgttgaattttcttttgagaaATTGTCTTTAGAAGCCTGAAAGTTACAGTAATTCTATGTAAGTTACTTTTGCAAACTCTATATACCTGACTTTGAAATCTATAACATATATACACTTCTGTTAAAGAGAGATCATTAACAATGAGCTCTATGCAGATGTATCCTATTGTTGGGGAACGATACAAATGCAAAGACTGTAAGGAGAAAATAGGGTTCGACCTTTGTGAGGGGTGCTATAAAAGCTCCTCGAAGCTCCCTGGCAGGTTTAATCAGCAACACACACCAGAACACCAATTTGATCTAATACAGCCACTTCAAGTGAGAAATGTGGTCCTGAGGCTTCAACCTGAACGACTTGAAGAGGACGGCTCCATTGGCCTGCTTGAATATATCGAGGAGGACAGTTCTGTTGAGGTTGAGCCACAGCACCCGGAAGAAGATTCCTCAGAGACCAACTCTCCGCGAAACGACTTAAGAGATGGTCAAGCAGGGAACATATCCTCAAATGACACTAGAGAAGATCAAGGAGGGAGAGAATCTGCAAACAGAGATTAGATGTTACTTTATGAATTGCTACTACTCTTGTGGTCATTATCTCACTAATACTTGGTGAAGGAATTCAGGTCCTAACAAGACATATGGGAATCACTTTCCGGCTCTACCTCTTTTGCCGCCAGATATGGCTCTTCTCGTATCATACTGTACAGCTTTTTATTATTAAAGTTACTGTTTGGCTGAACCTTTGTACATAGATTAGATTATGTT
Proteins encoded in this window:
- the LOC104227920 gene encoding E3 ubiquitin-protein ligase PRT1; protein product: MENGQTEEIPDEFQCCVCLELLYKPVVLGCGHIACFWCIFKSMNTLMESNCPICRHPYHHFPNVCRLMHFLLVKLYPIDSARREKQVAEEEKNVGYFSPQFDDYLSESCGKTDLVLDTASPHSIPSEKCGSAGEEEHSSVVFPAVSSSETKEDAMSKNLNFADEHTSASSKQVLIADLLCGICKLLLYRPVVLNCGHVYCENCVINPSDKLCRCPGCQLEHPNGYPNVCLVLEHFLEEQFPKLYAERKSASVERSDRQNPATRDQDEAAGCKSLPKFDLSTWLTGGGPQVHFGVGCDYCGMYPIVGERYKCKDCKEKIGFDLCEGCYKSSSKLPGRFNQQHTPEHQFDLIQPLQVRNVVLRLQPERLEEDGSIGLLEYIEEDSSVEVEPQHPEEDSSETNSPRNDLRDGQAGNISSNDTREDQGGRESANRD